In Dehalococcoidia bacterium, the genomic stretch TCGCCTTGTCCTCATGCCGGAGCAGGGCGCGCCTGTGTACTCCGGGAATGACCTGGTCCACCATGTCGCGCCTCCCTGTTGCTGCCGCCGTCACAAGTGTAACAGCCGCCGCTGTTAGGGGGGCGTGATCCGGCGCAGGGCGTCGCGGACTGTCTCGATCTCGGGGCCGGGCGGACCGTAACGACAGTAGGCCTCCAGGTCCGGGATGGCATCTTCGAAGCGGTTCAGCCTGAAGCGGAGCAGGCCCCGGTCACGGACCTCATCCAGGTCCCAGGGAGCAATCAGAGTCAGCAGCTCAACGATGCGCAGGGCGCGCTCGTAGTCATCGGCCTGGATGTAGATCGCCTTGAGGTTGTTGAGCATACGGGTCAGGACCTGCCGCTTCGTGATCGCGGCGAGCATCGAGTCCGAGAAGGGGATCCGGCCGTGGTGGAAGCTTGCGAAGAGGTCGCGCGCGCCGTAGTGGTCCAGGACCTGGCCGCGGTGGAAGGGGTCCAGGAACACCTCTTCTCCATCGCGCTGGAGCTTGAGGAGGAAGTGGCTTGGCATTCCCACCGGCAGCAGGGCCACGTTCACGCGGCGGGCCACCTCCATGTAGAGCAGGCCGAGGCTGATGGGAATGCCACGCCTCCGGTCCATTACCTCGTTCAGGTAGCTGTTCCGGGGATTGTAGTAGTCATCCGCATCGCCCTCGAAGCCCTGCTCATGAGCCATGAAGGCTCCGATCGTCCTGGCCAGCGTGCGGAGGTCGGCCTCGAGGTCGATCTCGACGGCAAGGCCGGCGGCAAGCTGGTCGAGGCGTTCGAGGTAGTCCTCGACCACGAGGTGCGGGTACTCCTCGATGGCGATAAGCAGCGCCGCCAGGGCGAGGTCGATGCGGTCTTCGCGCCTCTTGATGTTGGCCGCAAAGAGACGGCGGCCTGCGGATAGATCAGTGCTCAAACTTACGCTCATCCTAACATCGGCCGCGTTCAGGGGCTATTTCAGTCTGCCGGCCCCCCGGAGAGGCCAGAAACGGAGGAGGCCCCTCTTGCGGGGCCTCCTGCGCTGAGTCTGCGGCCGACGCTAGTCGCGCGGCAGGCCGAG encodes the following:
- a CDS encoding transglutaminase-like domain-containing protein, with protein sequence MSTDLSAGRRLFAANIKRREDRIDLALAALLIAIEEYPHLVVEDYLERLDQLAAGLAVEIDLEADLRTLARTIGAFMAHEQGFEGDADDYYNPRNSYLNEVMDRRRGIPISLGLLYMEVARRVNVALLPVGMPSHFLLKLQRDGEEVFLDPFHRGQVLDHYGARDLFASFHHGRIPFSDSMLAAITKRQVLTRMLNNLKAIYIQADDYERALRIVELLTLIAPWDLDEVRDRGLLRFRLNRFEDAIPDLEAYCRYGPPGPEIETVRDALRRITPP